A genomic segment from Astyanax mexicanus isolate ESR-SI-001 unplaced genomic scaffold, AstMex3_surface scaffold_31, whole genome shotgun sequence encodes:
- the LOC125788876 gene encoding uncharacterized protein LOC125788876, with the protein MCRHIAGQIDPRPWTEKTGRSFDHFPQQTSGNYCGILILIHALCICTNTPFIFTENDVPLIRQWWCILLMERFQIEGHGQRFAFWTDKASRLLQGTLQPLFRVSRSITSDIPPHVQTMVNRTAQEKKLVDFAVQDHGVRQHLLGVLCGKEPSKWLSRIQKGSSLRVPVYLDSEEEQDSLFFYLQDVLKSAPVEFHIEDQVQFILDVLFPEVRLLGMQ; encoded by the exons atgtgcagacatattgcaggccagattgacccaagaccctggacagagaagaccggcagaagttttgat cacttccctcaacaaacttctgggaactactgtggcatccttatactcatt catgccctctgtatctgcaccaataccccatttatcttcacagag aatgatgtgccattaatccgccagtggtggtgcatcctactgatggaaagatttcagattgaagg acatggccagaggtttgctttctggactgacaaggctagcaggctattgcaagggacccttcagccactttttagggtatctaggtcaatcacttcagacattccacctcatgtgcaaaccatggtcaaccgcacagcccaagaaaagaagctggtagactttgctgtacaagaccatggagtccggcaacatttgttg ggtgtactctgtggaaaagagccttcgaagtggctcagcagaatccagaagggatcatctctacgggtgccagtgtacctggactcggaggaagaacaggactccctatttttctatcttcaggatgtcctgaaatctgcaccagtagaattccacattgaggatcaagtgcagttcattttggatgttttgttcccagaggtaaggttactaggtatgcagtaa